From Theileria annulata chromosome 1, complete sequence, *** SEQUENCING IN PROGRESS ***, one genomic window encodes:
- a CDS encoding Tpr-related protein family member, putative (Tap349e08.q2ks7.C.cand.87 - score = 17.31;~10 probable transmembrane helices predicted for TA06895 by TMHMM2.0 at aa 24-46, 128-150, 163-185, 189-211, 232-254, 278-300, 313-335, 360-382, 402-421 and 431-453): MAKCPSCAGKQAGMAHKQGAGDTCGLLNAAFVFAGLAMMLNIRLSYSSAPYALIRFQLPENLFSVFVRRMASALELWCLPSMLLGNIMELALKTYYKLDGYQADTGNNGGDNLVKGGDFRTPRLAKLIAIIAPSILTQWLNFLTYVILLVVYRGGGDQGHVTRFYFVIAISGVVFGINMVLLYAADFNYLTVYIAGENCFPALTSFIHYLTTLMFGNRRKWNSDYVIVYIDIGVAIIISFVAAVLWTLAYGVYVDNSDTNELKHIFTFGFTDTINEHMISPFLMIVVGMGLVYAIYPGIAPGMIVPFYLIDKIEMVLLIATIFPPMIVVILQIVDKNSGYSATKHSPKYYGGWEEHSLRYWHIIDVLIVVKISLAAIFIYSLHYRESSLSRAIINQPKMSTFLSITFYMCHEFLLAIGFAGQISNAPEYVLIPQYIGALFMIFLAFYSEGYIIEYKSHDPDHWPTTGMTPWNAFCYCRKIPIKITNVNLSSFFTTDIKGVF; the protein is encoded by the coding sequence ATGGCAAAATGTCCTTCCTGTGCTGGTAAGCAGGCTGGTATGGCTCATAAGCAAGGTGCTGGTGACACCTGTGGATTACTCAATGCAGCCTTTGTATTTGCTGGTCTAGCTATGATGCTTAATATTAGGCTTTCATATAGTTCTGCTCCATATGCACTTATTAGATTTCAACTTCCTGAAAATCTATTTAGTGTGTTTGTTAGAAGAATGGCTAGTGCTTTGGAACTCTGGTGTCTGCCCAGTATGCTATTGGGAAACATAATGGAACTAGCTCTTAAAACATACTATAAACTAGATGGGTACCAGGCAGACACCGGCAACAACGGAGGTGATAATCTCGTCAAAGGTGGCGACTTCAGAACTCCCAGACTAGCAAAATTAATCGCTATCATAGCTCCTTCCATTTTAACTCAATGGTTAAACTTTCTCACATATGTAATACTACTGGTTGTATATCGTGGTGGCGGTGACCAAGGTCATGTTACTCGATTCTACTTTGTGATCGCAATTTCTGGAGTTGTGtttggtattaatatgGTTCTGTTGTATGCTGCTGACTTTAATTATCTCACTGTATATATTGCTGGTGAAAACTGTTTTCCAGCTCTCACATCGTTCATACACTATCTTACAACATTGATGTTTGGTAACAGAAGGAAATGGAACAGCGACTATGTAATAGTCTATATTGACATTGGTGTTGCAATAATAATCTCCTTTGTGGCCGCTGTTCTATGGACTCTAGCTTACGGTGTCTATGTTGACAATTCTGATACTAATGAGCTGAAGCATATCTTTACATTTGGATTCACTGATACAATTAATGAACATATGATCTCACCATTTTTGATGATAGTTGTTGGTATGGGACTAGTCTATGCCATTTATCCAGGTATTGCACCTGGTATGATTGTACCATTCTATCTGattgataaaattgaaatggTACTACTGATAGCTACGATATTTCCACCAATGATAGTGGTTATACTCCAAATTGTAGATAAAAATTCTGGTTATAGTGCTACTAAACATTCTCCGAAATACTACGGTGGATGGGAAGAACATAGTCTTCGCTATTGGCACATCATTGATGTGTTGATCGTTGTTAAGATCTCTCTTGCTGccatttttatatactctTTGCACTATAGAGAATCTTCATTATCTCGTGCTATCATTAATCAACCCAAGATGTcaacatttttatcaattacattttatatgtgCCATGAATTCCTGTTGGCCATAGGATTCGCTGGTCAAATCAGTAATGCACCTGAATATGTGTTGATACCCCAATACATAGGAGCTCTATTTATGATATTTTTGGCCTTTTATTCAGAGGGCTacattatagaatataagAGTCACGATCCTGATCATTGGCCCACAACGGGTATGACTCCGTGGAACGCGTTCTGCTATTGTCGTAAGATACccattaaaataacaaacGTAAACTTAAGTTCCTTTTTTACAACTGATATAAAGGgagttttttaa
- a CDS encoding uncharacterized protein (Tap349e08.q2ks7.cand.33 - score = 23.32;~6 probable transmembrane helices predicted for TA06890 by TMHMM2.0 at aa 80-102, 112-134, 154-176, 196-218, 231-250 and 254-276): MNNMEFNDQDLEGVDQYGEGYPYSSTPKTYDSMQFNPSGPVDPDYMAEVASPRGESHTPFVGFFSSKLLRSGFTLQTVTLSLMFVFYWAFGGTGIFVFDLYAAPESVKVSKPFHLTVSTLMALYLLGTLYIAMFQVFVTDNSKSVRGFRAGSKILSAAVTLDLLSNMLRLVQYVYSYFFMSMKWWTRYQQTKADWIFFQFGSFSNSFALVMYGAAFFYLEAYHDEGTSEEVAWINLTLFSLAGLAELFMVFTGYGALFSLFLLLANFSGTFWAFSFEPLLDKWSPSLHSRDVNADFVTDDSMVYDPYSQYCPNQNVNDPNLNYENPNQPGMDYHNSAGMNYQNDSNPTNTGYQYQEGGFSYPFDQKGYNEFNPVNFNTYQQGNPNYLVQNYAS, from the exons atgaataatatgGAATTCAACGACCAGGATTTGGAAGGCGTGGATCAGTACGGTGAAGGTTATCCATACAGTTCTACTCCCAAGACTTATGATAGTATGCAGTTCAATCCTTCTGGCCCTGTAGACCCTGACTATATGGCCGAGGTGGCTAGTCCTCGGGGGGAATCTCACACACCTTTTGTTGGATTTTTTAGCTCTAAATTATTGAGATCCGGTTTCACTTTACAGACTGTAACTCTTTCTCTCATGTTTGTCTTCTACTGGGCCTTTGGAGGCACTGGAATCTTCGTTTTTGACCTGTATGCTGCTCCGGAAAGCGTCAAGGTTTCTAAACCCTTTCATCTCACTGTTTCTACCCTTATGGCACTTTATCTTCTAGGCACTCTTTACATCGCCATGTTTCAAGTTTTCGTCACAGACAATTCAAA gtCTGTGAGAGGATTTAGGGCTGGTTCTAAGATATTATCTGCTGCTGTCACATTGGACTTGCTCTCTAACATGTTACGTTTAGTTCAGTATGTGTattcttatttttttatGAGCATGAAGTGGTGGACTAGATATCAGCAAACTAAGGCTGACTGGATCTTTTTCCAATTTGGCAGCTTCTCAAACAGTTTTGCCTTGGTGATGTACGGAGCAGCCTTCTTTTATCTCGAGGCTTATCACGATGAGGGAACTTCAGAGGAGGTTGCCTGGATCAACTTAACTTTGTTTTCTTTGGCGGGTTTAGCTGAGCTTTTTATGGTGTTCACTGGTTACGGCGCACTTTTTAGCCTTTTCTTATTATTGGCAAATTTCAGTGGCACCTTTTGGGCCTTTTCTTTCGAACCTCTTTTGGACAAATGGTCTCCCTCTTTGCACTCCCGGGACGTCAACGCTGATTTCGTTACTGATGATTCCATGGTTTACGACCCTTATTCTCAATACTGTCCCAACCAAAATGTAAATGatccaaatttaaattatgaaaatcCAAACCAGCCTGGAATGGATTATCACAATTCAGCCGGGATGAATTACCAAAATGACTCCAATCCAACCAATACTGGGTACCAATACCAAGAGGGCGGATTCTCTTATCCCTTTGACCAGAAGGGTTACAATGAATTTAATCCTGTAAATTTCAACACTTACCAGCAGGGAAACCCTAATTATCTCGTTCAAAATTACGCATCTTAA
- a CDS encoding tyrosyl-tRNA synthetase, putative (Tap349e08.q2ks7.C.cand.88 - score = 38.12) — MERSMISQSTDFVKLDQLLTSYQTQNFNNSMYNSIYYGIDCTNDFIHEGTLFQLLLLRRFLSEKFNVVLVIGGGTTLVGDPSYKLRRNRNDKFYFSNFVLNKDKSEFDTTNEQSIEQIATKILSLPIKIDNTSPDNNNNYALPKVVRVSDLSTDLDVSSEMCNPYRVFIVNNRDIYNRVNLMEYLETVARNMNVGRMLSRDCIKIRTVDKDGTGYKKSINMDLSELMYMSLQAMDFVYLAENFNCKIQLGGNDQLGNIISGIELASSLGIGNIFGITTPLLKDKFGEKISKTGSNCFLKITNKISPHEFWSHFRSVDDSVLEKYYHYLYSYIYIWPINNILYSYLKWFTDVSLDKIKETMAEHYNSGKVLLADELTRLLYGNQMVELIHKFCMSKQFSELKPFLTNFDTNMEEFESFINFSKAVPHINLTSQQLSKVGVKLLEVLDAVRVPQFSNACFHSNKKFIKEGGCRVNGNVVTDVNYTLTEDDVVKLTSEGNHYKYISIQMGNRRLYFLIVDYSL; from the exons ATGGAAAGATCAATGATTTCACAGTCCACCGATTTTGTTAAACTGGATCAACTGCTAACCAGCTATCAAACCcaaaatttcaataattctATGTACAACTCAATTTATTAcg GAATTGACTGTAcaaatgattttattcACGAGGGAACTTTGTTTCAGTTACTACTACTGAGGAGATTTTTATCTGAGAAATTTAACGTAGTTTTAGTTATAGGAGGAGGAACTACTTTAGTTGGAGACCCTTCATATAAGTTAAGAAGAAATAGAAACGACaagttttatttttcaaattttgtactaaataaagataaatcTGAATTTGATACAACAAATGAACAATCTATTGAACAAATCGCAACCAAAATACTTTCACTACCAATAAAGATAGATAACACTAGTCCCGATAATAACAATAACTATGCGTTACCTAAGGTGGTTAGAGTTTCAGATTTGAGCACAGATTTAGATGTTTCATCTGAAATGTGTAACCCATACAGGGtatttatagttaataaCAGGGATATTTACAACCGTGTGAACTTGATGGAGTACCTTGAAACGGTGGCAAGGAACATGAATGTAGGAAGAATGTTATCTAGGGACTGTATAAAGATACGGACTGTTGATAAGGACGGTACTGGATATAAGAAAAGCATTAACATGGACCTGTCAGAGTTAATGTACATGTCACTCCAGGCCATGGACTTTGTATACCTTgctgaaaattttaactgTAAAATACAACTGGGAGGCAATGATCAGTTGGGAAATATCATCTCCGGAATTGAACTTGCAA GTTCACTTGGAATTGGCAATATATTTGGCATAACTACACCGCTTTTGAAGGACAAATTTGGtgaaaaaattagtaaaacTGGTTCAAACTgttttttgaaaattaccAATAAAATTTCACCTCATGAATTTTGGTCGCATTTCAGAAGTGTGGATGATTCAGTTTTAGAAAAGTACTATCACTATCTCTACTcatacatatatatatggcctataaataatatattatacagttatttGAAATGGTTTACTGATGTATCATTGGATAAGATAAAGGAAACTATGGCAGAGCATTATAATAGTGGAAAg GTTCTTTTGGCTGATGAACTAACTCGTTTGTTGTATGGAAACCAGATGGTTGAGTTGattcataaattttgtatGTCTAAGCAGTTTTCTGAATTAAAACCttttttaactaattttgaTACTAATATGGAAGAATTTGAAtcatttatcaatttttcTAAGGCTGTTCCTCACATCAACCTTACTTCACAACAACTCTCCAAAGTT ggagttaaattattggaGGTATTGGATGCAGTTAGAGTGCCACAATTTTCAAACGCCTGTTTCCACTctaataaaaaattcataaaGGAAGGCGGGTGTAGAGTAAATGGTAATGTAGTGACAGATGTAAACTATACACTAACAGAAGACGATGTAGTCAAATTAACAAGTGAAGGCAATCATTATAAGTACATTTCAATACAGATGGGCAATAGAAggttatattttttaatagtGGATTATTCTCTTTGA
- a CDS encoding Tpr-related protein family member, putative (Tap349e08.q2ks7.cand.32 - score = 18.33;~10 probable transmembrane helices predicted for TA06880 by TMHMM2.0 at aa 13-35, 50-72, 84-106, 116-138, 181-203, 223-245, 258-280, 304-326, 345-367 and 377-399): protein MSGDETLKKTAYIFAGLAMMLNIRLSYSSAPYALLRFMLPENLFSVFVRRMASSLELWCLPGFVIINLMDLIRTHAYSGKDWGYNYLSIVVQWLNWLTFVILLVVYRAGGDIGHLTAYYLVIAISGFVFGLSNPLVFAVDYRYLAAYMAGENSFPMVTSLIHYFATLMFGNRRKYNSDYLIVGIDIWVAIIISFVAAVLWTAAFKDKKVEGGGAPEPPHLPDIVSPVAMVIVGMGLVYAIYPAIAPGMIVPFYLIDKIEMVLLIATAVPPVIVALLREYAQQHSPQNYGSDGFQKWSDYSAGKVYHFFDLLIVIKISLAGIFIYSLHYRDSNISRSIVNQPKMSTALSIIFYMCHEILLALGFPGIIGNKGADYVVLPAQYVGAFLMVFLAFYSEGYIIEYKNHDPAHWPTEGMTRWNAFCYWCKRASKKIIES, encoded by the coding sequence ATGTCTGGTGATGAAACTTTGAAGAAGACAGCCTATATCTTTGCTGGTCTTGCTATGATGCTCAACATTAGACTATCATATAGTTCTGCACCATACGCCTTGTTGAGGTTCATGTTACCTGAAAATCTTTTTAGTGTGTTTGTTAGGAGAATGGCAAGTTCTTTGGAACTATGGTGTTTACCAGGTTTCGTCATTATTAATCTAATGGATCTTATTAGAACACATGCTTATAGTGGTAAAGATTGGGGCTATAACTATCTATCTATCGTTGTTCAGTGGTTAAACTGGTTAacatttgtaatattattggtTGTATATCGTGCAGGTGGTGACATAGGTCATCTAACAGCGTATTACCTTGTCATTGCAATTTCTGGATTTGTATTCGGTTTAAGTAATCCATTGGTCTTTGCAGTTGACTATAGGTATCTAGCTGCGTATATGGCTGGTGAAAATTCATTTCCCATGGTAACATCACTAATACACTATTTTGCAACACTCATGTTTGGTAACCGGAGGAAATACAATAGTGACTACCTAATTGTAGGAATTGACATATGGGTAGCAATAATAATTTCCTTCGTAGCAGCTGTTCTGTGGACCGCAGCATTCAAGGACAAGAAAGTTGAGGGTGGTGGTGCTCCAGAACCTCCTCACTTGCCTGATATAGTTTCACCAGTTGCAATGGTTATTGTTGGCATGGGATTAGTCTATGCTATATATCCTGCTATCGCACCTGGTATGATTGTTCCATTCTATCTCATTGATAAGATTGAGATGGTACTCCTCATAGCTACTGCTGTTCCGCCCGTGATTGTAGCCCTGCTCAGGGAGTACGCACAACAGCATTCACCTCAAAACTACGGTAGTGATGGTTTCCAGAAATGGTCAGATTACTCTGCTGGCAAGGTATATCATTTCTTTGATCTTCTGATAGTTATTAAGATATCTCTTGCCGgcatatttatatattcacttCATTATAGAGATTCTAACATATCTAGATCTATCGTTAATCAACCCAAGATGTCTACCGCATTgtctattatattttatatgtgtcaTGAAATTCTTTTGGCTTTGGGATTTCCAGGCATAATTGGTAATAAAGGTGCTGACTATGTTGTTCTTCCTGCTCAATACGTGGGTGCATTCCTAATGGTATTCTTAGCCTTCTACAGCGAGGGATACATTATTGAGTATAAGAATCACGATCCTGCTCATTGGCCCACAGAAGGCATGACTAGGTGGAACGCGTTCTGCTATTGGTGTAAACGAGCCagtaaaaaaataatcGAATCctga
- a CDS encoding uncharacterized protein (Tap349e08.q2ks7.cand.31 - score = 77.81;~9 probable transmembrane helices predicted for TA06875 by TMHMM2.0 at aa 387-409, 413-435, 512-534, 549-571, 813-830, 845-867, 888-910, 925-944 and 1066-1088;~Signal peptide predicted for TA06875 by SignalP 2.0 HMM (Signal peptide probability 0.892, signal anchor probability 0.103) with cleavage site probability 0.851 between residues 30 and 31), translating into MKNKNEANKFSLRKLNVLFLILIIFGVCRCEDEDEIGIICIKSYLKNISLNEAELKFDHKKFKYNVEIEECIESIDLTLDIPHWRDASSDHIEYNAKGNFFSRLFKSHRNGIVFNNNDNINVTINKDPLYKTSNPTVKLPLKCGSNNLFVIKIDVRDKFEAFSFQYKINIKILTTTMVNHLISLQAFSGTAKLDCEPSLSRKVFEYSYYIFPSMSNKIKIITKCKYGTARINTTKANEFSFSMRDVNKTLEVLCPNLAVKRFGSTYKVYFVHSLDGPVPPPISIKSVYSQEKCQVDNSDNVVKILCSENFPNNTKLLFETDSRYKYEIIQKSKDSEESEEIFNGKPTSVINLKAVTEIRGTAGKSITKYNFQKAVGHPYMGRFYKGLIYFLVLIPKWIIISTNLFQTFLEHRFGMAFHISPIIGPFLLILSENICSISTHNDSDMVDYCNSFSLLKIHNKNSNFTLSRPLFHNILIMTVIYHLTMKGNSKIVQKIKHYIPPSLIVDSLGFKFCFYFLYILSVCFLLFKYFQMLFSKNSRFNILNNDKRLGFSGILSILPSMILIATVLTSFTKYLLNDFKKTVLKIKNREVVWVVDDSNPDQKDNWLTKLLSKLNINKYNGYWSDKNCNVLCAPFTDCKLGKSVPFLKNKSSRKIATIKNINIKFELCNDYELTNYVLPELIELDTNKIDDVIKLNDPMSIFKGISSIAYAENNDLVFGNLEGLSEISSKKETYVEIQSLETINQDLNSLIVGKVQNDDITYYIYLNVLRNTENKIIDKFLPLKVSVDQIMSSDMVNSHSFNRNVRLLMIDKFIFIFKGINALFFIFSMRHNSPTLNLIRTTLNILFTLYFIGISHLVFKLIKFIIFTQLLFFKRIFYSAARPYLNIFDNLFGSLCLALGTLYIFKFGYYEFINKPKSTGAIDKLIIVSIIIILMYSLLYSILYSIDLILSLKHTKSNEEYKSNIDIILYIKELRLSEKISGYCEIPVMIGTICLYEENIILRDETLDYQRPTIAVECNIICTEFFPFLSLFNNRGDYFSFSKEQFTYAILDRYLDEIYNKKSSMIIARYLLSFKICLVIYKILSLTIRNATASRYKLLDNIQLKLVLYSIYRIY; encoded by the exons atgaaaaataaaaatgaggCAAATAAGTTTTCACTCAGAAAACTTAATgtgttatttttaatattaataatttttggaGTTTGTAGATGTGAAGATGAGGATGAAATTGGgataatttgtattaaaaGTTATCTAAAAAACATAAGTTTGAATGAAGCTGAGTTAAAATTTGACCACAaaaagtttaaatataatgttGAAATAGAAGAGTGTATTGAAAGCATAGACCTAACCCTTGATATTCCACACTGGAGAGACGCTTCAAGTGATCATATAGAGTATAATGCCAAGGGTAATTTCTTCTCAAGGCTCTTTAAATCGCATAGAAATGGTATTGTCTTTAACAATAATGACAATATTAACGTAACCATAAACAAAGATCCACTTTATAAGACGAGTAACCCTACCGTAAAACTACCATTAAAATGCGGATCAAA CAACCTTTTCGTTATAAAAATAGATGTACGTGACAAGTTCGAAGCGTTTTCATTCCAGTATAAGATTAATATAAAGATATTAACAACAACTATGGTAAACCATTTGATATCACTACAAGCTTTCTCTGGGACAGCAAAACTGGATTGTGAACCCTCACTATCAAGGAAAGTTTTTGAATATTCTTACTACATATTCCCATCAATGAGCAATAAAA taaaaataattaccAAATGTAAATACGGAACTGCTAGAATCAACACGACTAAAGCCAAtgaattttcattttcaatGAGAGATGTTAATAAAACATTAGAG GTATTATGCCCAAATTTGGCAGTTAAAAGATTCGGATCAACATACAAAGTATATTTTGTACACTCCTTGGATGGACCAGTTCCACCTCCAATTAGCATAAAATCAGTTTACTCGCAAGAAAAATGCCAA gTGGATAATAGCGATAATGTTGTAAAGATACTGTGCAGTGAGAATTTCCCTAATAACactaaattattgtttGAAACCGATTCTagatataaatatgaaataattcAAAAGAGCAAAGACTCAGAG GAGTCCGaagaaatatttaatggTAAACCGACATCAGTTATAAATCTAAAGGCTGTAACTGAAATTAGAGGAACTGCGGGAAAGAGTATCACTAAATACAATTTCCAAAAAGCCGTAGGACACCCATACATGGGAAGGTTTTACAAGGGCTTAATATACTTTCTGGTGCTTATTCCAAAgtggataataatttctacAAACTTATTCCAAACCTTCTTGGAACACAGGTTTGGAATGGCATTTCATATATCTCCAATAATAGGaccatttttattaattctttcAGAAAACATATGTTCAATATCTACTCATAAC GATTCCGATATGGTCGATTACTGTAATAGCTTTAGTTTGCTTAAGATACATAACAAAAACTCAAATTTTACTCTAAGTAGGCCATTGTTTCACAAT ATTTTGATAATGACAGTGATTTATCACCTAACTATGAAAGGAAATTCTAAAATTGTTCAGAAAATCAAACATTATATACCACCTTCACTAATCGTAGACTCACTTGGCTTcaaattttgtttttactttttatatattttatcgGTTTGTTTCTTACTTTTCAAGTATTTTCAGATGCTCTTCTCAAAGAATTCTCGTTTTAACATTCTCAACAATGATAAGAGACTTGGATTTTCTGGAATACTTTCAATCTTGCCATCAATGATTCTGATAGCGACAGTTTTAACTAGTTTTACCAAATACTTGTtgaatgattttaaaaaaacagttttaaaaataaagaacAGGGAAGTGGTTTGGGTAGTAGATGATTCTAATCCAGACCAAAAAGATAATTGGTTAACCAAGTTACTATCtaaattgaatataaaCAAGTACAATGGTTATTGGTCTGACAAGAACTGCAATGTTCTATGTGCTCCTTTCACTGATTG TAAATTAGGAAAATCTGTCCCATTTTTGAAAAACAAATCGTCTCGAAAAATTGCAACtataaagaatattaatataaagtTTGAACTCTGCAATGACTATGAACTTACAAACTATGTTTTACCTGAACTTATAGAATTAGATACTAACAAAATTGATGATGTTATTAAACTTAATGACCCGATGAGTATATTCAAGGGTATAAGCTCAATAGCATATGCTGAGAACAATGACTTGGTGTTTGGTAATTTAGAAGGTTTATCTGAAATAAGCTCTAAAAAAGAAACATACGTCGAAATCCAGTCACTTGAAACCATAAATCAAGATTTAAACTCTTTAATTGTAGGAAAGGTACAGAATGATGATATCActtattacatttatttgAATGTTTTAAGAAATacagaaaataaaataattgataaattccTCCCTTTGAAGGTTTCAGTTGATCAAATCATG AGTAGTGACATGGTCAATTCTCACAGTTTTAACAGAAATGTCAGACTATTAATGATTGAtaagtttatatttattttcaaggGCATTAATGCTctttttttcattttttcaATGAGACATAACTCTCCAACCTTGAATCTAATTAGGACCACTCTTAACATCTTATTTACTCTTTACTTCATAGGTATTTCTCATCtagtatttaaattaataaaatttattatatttactcaattattattttttaaacgCATATTTTATTCAGCCGCAAGGCCTTATTTGAACATTTTTGATAATCTTTTTGGTTCATTATGTCTCGCGCTGGGTACTTTATACATTTTCAAGTTTGGGTATTATGAGTTCATAAACAAACCAAAGAGTACTGGAGCTattg ACAAATTGATCATAGTTTCAATCATAATAATTCTCATGTACTctcttttatattcaatacTATACTCAATTGACCTCATCTTATCTTTAAAACACACAAA ATCTAATGAGGAATATAAAAGCAATATTGACATAATATTGTACATAAAGGAGTTAAGGTTAAGTGAGAAGATATCTGGTTACTGCGAAATTCCAGTAATGATTGGAACGATATGTTTATATGAAGAGAACATAATATTACGTGACGAGACCCTGGACTACCAAAGACCTACTATAGCAGTGGAATGTAACATAATTTGTACAGAATTCTTCCCCTTcctttcattatttaacaatCGTGGAGACTATTTTTCGTTTTCAAAAGA GCAATTTACCTACGCAATTTTGGACAGGTATTTGGACGAGATTTACAACAAGAAAAGTTCAATGATTATTGCAAGGTATTTATTGtcctttaaaatttgtttagtaatatacaaaattttatcgTTAACAATTCGAAATGCAACTGCTTCTCGATACAAATTATTGgataatatacaattaaaattagtgttatatagtatttacagaatatactaa